A window of Papilio machaon chromosome 1, ilPapMach1.1, whole genome shotgun sequence contains these coding sequences:
- the LOC106714290 gene encoding sodium bicarbonate cotransporter 3 isoform X5 has translation MDVRADEDEAPPDPAARKYKHHDYTEQDFEGHRAHTVFVGVHVPARRHSHRKHKHHHRNNDKDNDKPVTPPAQRVQFILGEDVDDASFESHPLFSEMEELVKDGDELEWKETARWIKFEEDVEEGGNRWSKPHVATLSLHSLFELRSLLLNGAVILDMDANSLDQVAENVLDYMVGDGSLGYDCREKVKDALLRRHRHQHEKRNHNNMSKLPLIRSLADIGRNHSSCKSGAPDECMVKSPSNISMPRNHSSSDLPVNGDINHKSNTNFMRKIPPGAEASNILVGEVDFLEKTLSAFVRLKTGTIMGDLTEVPVPTRFMFVLLGPPNSNSSFHEIGRAMATLMSDEIFHEVAYRAKKRDHLLAGIDEFLDAVTVLPPGEWDPAIRIEPPAAIPSQDIRKRPNDSIQKEEPDEEEEEQRQREESGLARTGRLFGGLINDLKRKRPWYWSDFKDAFALQCVASWIFLYFACLSPIITFGGLLGEATGKNMAAMESLVSGFVCGMGYGFFSGQPLTILGSTGPVLVFETIVFEFCKQIGWNYMSFRFCIGTWTTIILITLVAIDASAFVCYITRFTEENFATLIAFIFIYKAVENVISIGKKFPLRTHAAEVLNYECYCSPSNYSKVPEEFNWTTVEKESCQLYNGTLIGAGCETKVYVPDVFLMSIILFLGTFTISIILKDFKNSLFFPSKVRQIISDFSVIIAILSMSFLDYKVGVKTPKLEVPSEFKPTLPTRNWVITPFNGNPIWSALVAILPALLGTILIFMDQQITAVIVNRKENKLKKGCGYHLDLFVLAILIQVCSVMGLPWFVAATVLSINHVNSLKVESECAAPGEKPQFLGVREQRMTHIMIFLTIGCSVVLTPVLRHIPMPVLFGVFLYMGVASLKGLQFFDRILIMFMPQKYQPDHMFLRQVPIRRVHLFTAIQLTCLVCLWVIKSFSMTSILFPLMLVVMIGIRKMLDLFFTQREMKILDDVMPEMSRRNQDELHELGDAEVPNKSNPPPYQENLQIPLINGNIMNIPLTSINISEEVNKTGIWKQVNSSNKMAPTSDTKDFKVKSGKKNNKHKKLMSKNAQSEIERRLSTMDEVEEDDPISKVCIDDTKF, from the exons ATGGACGTGAGAGCGGACGAGGACGAGGCCCCTCCAGATCCGGCGGCGCGGAAGTACAAGCATCATGATTACACCGAACAAGATTTTGAAG GTCATCGAGCACACACTGTGTTCGTGGGAGTGCACGTACCGGCTCGACGACACTCCCACCGAAAGCATAAGCATCATCATCGCAACAACGATAAAGATAACGATAAACCTG tAACACCACCCGCACAAAGGGTACAATTCATACTTGGGGAAGATGTTGACGATGCTTCATTCGAATCCCATCCACTTTTCTCTGAGATGGAAGAACTAGTTAAAGATGGGGACGAACTTGAATGGAAAGAGACAGCGCGATGGATTAAGTTTGAAGAGGATGTGGAAGAAGGTGGTAATCGCTGGTCGAAACCACACGTCGCAACATTATCTTTACATTCTCTTTTTGAACTCCGAAGCCTACTATTAAACGGTGCAGTCATATTAGATATGGATGCTAATTCTTTAGATCAAGTAGCTGAAAATGTTTTGGATTATATGGTAGGAGATGGATCTCTAGGTTATGATTGTAGAGAAAAAGTGAAAGATGCCCTTTTAAGAAGACATCGGCACCAGCATGAGAAACGAAATCATAACAATATGTCAAAACTTCCCTTAATCCGATCTTTAGCGGACATCGGAAGAAATCATTCATCTTGCAAAA GTGGAGCTCCTGATGAATGCATGGTAAAAAGCCCGAGTAACATTTCAATGCCACGCAATCATAGTTCCAGTGATCTTCCTGTTAATGGTGATATTAATCATAAAAGCAACACAAATTTTATGCGCAAAATACCACCAGGTGCTGAAGCATCTAATATCCTAGTCGGTGAAGTAGATTTTCTAGAAAAGACGCTATCAGCATTCGTAAGGTTGAAGACAGGTACAATTATGGGAGATCTTACCGAAGTACCAGTACCCACTAGATTCATGTTCGTTTTATTAGGACCGCCAAACAGTAACTCAAGCTTTCATGAAATCGGTCGAGCTATGGCTACTCTTATGTCCGATGAAATTTTTCATGAAGTAGCATACAGAGCCAAGAAAAGAGATCATTTACTGGCTGGAATAGATGAGTTTCTCGACGCAGTTACAGTATTACCCCCTGGAGAATGGGATCCTGCAATTCGTATCGAGCCACCGGCTGCAATCCCGTCGCAAGATATTCGTAAAAGACCTAATGATAGTATTCAAAAAGAAGAACCagacgaagaagaagaagagcAAAGACAAAGGGAAGAATCAGGTTTAGCTAGAACTGGACGGTTATTTGGAGGTTTAATTAATGATCTGAAAAGAAAAAGGCCTTGGTATTGGTCAGATTTTAAAGATGCTTTTGCACTTCAATGTGTAGCATCGTGGATTTTCTTATATTTCGCGTGTTTGTCACCAATAATAACTTTTGGAGGCTTACTAGGAGAAGCTACTGGGAAAAATATGGCTGCTATGGAGTCACTCGTATCTGGATTTGTTTGTGGTATGGGCTACGGCTTTTTCTCCGGACAACCATTGACAATCTTGGGATCGACCGGTCCAGTATTAGTATTTGAGACAATTGTGTTTGAATTTTGCAAACAGATTGGCTGGAATTATATGTCTTTCAGATTCTGTATTGGTACCTGGACTaccataatattaattactttagtcGCAATCGATGCCAGTGCATTTGTTTGCTATATAACACGATTTACTGAAGAAAATTTCGCAACACTtatagcatttatttttatttacaag GCTGTTGAAAATGTTATATCTATTGGTAAAAAGTTTCCACTGAGGACGCACGCAGCAGAAGTTCTTAATTATGAATGTTACTGTTCACCAAGTAATTATTCTAAAGTTCCAGAGGAGTTTAATTGGACGACCGTTGAAAAAGAGTCTTGCCAG CTTTACAATGGAACTTTGATCGGTGCTGGATGCGAAACAAAAGTATATGTTCCAGATGTTTTTCTGatgtcaataatattattcctgggtacatttacaatttcgataattttaaaagattttaaaaattccttaTTCTTTCCATCTAAG GTGAGGCAAATAATAAGCGACTTTTCAGTAATCATAGCGATTCTGTCAATGTCTTTCTTGGATTATAAAGTGGGAGTCAAAACGCCGAAGCTTGAAGTACCTTCAGAGTTTAAGCCAACGCTGCCAACCAGAAATTGGGTCATTACCCCATTCAATGGAAATCCCATCTGGTCTGCCTTAGTAGCAATTTTGCCTGCACTTCTGGGTACAATTCTGATATTTATGGATCAACAAATAACAGCTGTAATTGTTAACCGGAAAGAGAATAAGCTGAAGAAGGGATGCGGATATCACTTAGACTTGTTTGTATTGGCTATATTGATACAAGTGTGCTCAGTTATGGGACTGCCTTGGTTTGTGGCTGCCACAGTTCTCAGTATCAATCACGTCAATTCACTAAAAGTTGAATCGGAATGTGCTGCGCCCGGTGAGAAACCGCAATTTTTAGGAGTCAGAGAACAAAGGATGACACACATTATGATATTCTTAACAATCGGTTGCTCCGTTGTTCTGACACCAGTTTTAAGACATATACCTATGCCTGTACTATTTGGAGTATTTCTGTATATGGGTGTCGCATCCCTGAAAGGCTTACAATTCTTTGACAGGATTCTAATAATGTTTATGCCACAGAAGTATCAACCAGATCACATGTTCCTGAGACAG GTGCCAATTCGTCGGGTACATTTATTCACAGCAATACAATTAACGTGCTTGGTGTGTCTTTGGGTAATAAAGTCATTCTCAATGACGTCTATACTGTTTCCATTGATGCTTGTGGTCATGATCGGGATTCGGAAGATGTTAGATTTGTTCTTTACTCAAAGAGAAATGAAGATATTGGATGACGTAATGCCGGAGATGTCACGGCGGAATCAAGATGAACTCCATGAGCTTGGAGACGCAGAG GTACCTAATAAGAGTAACCCACCTCCATATCaagaaaatttacaaatacctcttataaatggaaatattatgaatatacCGTTGacttcaataaatatatctgaGGAGGTAAATAAGACGGGCATTTGGAAGCAAGTGAACAGTAGCAATAAAATGGCTCCAACAAGTGATACTAAAGATTTTAAAGTGAAATCAGGGAAGAAAAA TAATAAACACAAGAAACTAATGTCAAAAAACGCACAATCAGAAATCGAAAGGAGACTATCAACTATGGACGAAGTTGAGGAAGACGATCCAATATCGAAGGTGTGCATTGATGACACGAAATTTTGA
- the LOC106714290 gene encoding sodium bicarbonate cotransporter 3 isoform X4, protein MDVRADEDEAPPDPAARKYKHHDYTEQDFEGHRAHTVFVGVHVPARRHSHRKHKHHHRNNDKDNDKPGSALLSRVRRLSVTDDGETLTPPAQRVQFILGEDVDDASFESHPLFSEMEELVKDGDELEWKETARWIKFEEDVEEGGNRWSKPHVATLSLHSLFELRSLLLNGAVILDMDANSLDQVAENVLDYMVGDGSLGYDCREKVKDALLRRHRHQHEKRNHNNMSKLPLIRSLADIGRNHSSCKSGAPDECMVKSPSNISMPRNHSSSDLPVNGDINHKSNTNFMRKIPPGAEASNILVGEVDFLEKTLSAFVRLKTGTIMGDLTEVPVPTRFMFVLLGPPNSNSSFHEIGRAMATLMSDEIFHEVAYRAKKRDHLLAGIDEFLDAVTVLPPGEWDPAIRIEPPAAIPSQDIRKRPNDSIQKEEPDEEEEEQRQREESGLARTGRLFGGLINDLKRKRPWYWSDFKDAFALQCVASWIFLYFACLSPIITFGGLLGEATGKNMAAMESLVSGFVCGMGYGFFSGQPLTILGSTGPVLVFETIVFEFCKQIGWNYMSFRFCIGTWTTIILITLVAIDASAFVCYITRFTEENFATLIAFIFIYKAVENVISIGKKFPLRTHAAEVLNYECYCSPSNYSKVPEEFNWTTVEKESCQLYNGTLIGAGCETKVYVPDVFLMSIILFLGTFTISIILKDFKNSLFFPSKVRQIISDFSVIIAILSMSFLDYKVGVKTPKLEVPSEFKPTLPTRNWVITPFNGNPIWSALVAILPALLGTILIFMDQQITAVIVNRKENKLKKGCGYHLDLFVLAILIQVCSVMGLPWFVAATVLSINHVNSLKVESECAAPGEKPQFLGVREQRMTHIMIFLTIGCSVVLTPVLRHIPMPVLFGVFLYMGVASLKGLQFFDRILIMFMPQKYQPDHMFLRQVPIRRVHLFTAIQLTCLVCLWVIKSFSMTSILFPLMLVVMIGIRKMLDLFFTQREMKILDDVMPEMSRRNQDELHELGDAEVPNKSNPPPYQENLQIPLINGNIMNIPLTSINISEEVNKTGIWKQVNSSNKMAPTSDTKDFKVKSGKKNNKHKKLMSKNAQSEIERRLSTMDEVEEDDPISKVCIDDTKF, encoded by the exons ATGGACGTGAGAGCGGACGAGGACGAGGCCCCTCCAGATCCGGCGGCGCGGAAGTACAAGCATCATGATTACACCGAACAAGATTTTGAAG GTCATCGAGCACACACTGTGTTCGTGGGAGTGCACGTACCGGCTCGACGACACTCCCACCGAAAGCATAAGCATCATCATCGCAACAACGATAAAGATAACGATAAACCTG GGTCAGCGCTATTGTCTCGAGTCAGAAGACTGAGCGTCACAGATGATGGAGAAACAT tAACACCACCCGCACAAAGGGTACAATTCATACTTGGGGAAGATGTTGACGATGCTTCATTCGAATCCCATCCACTTTTCTCTGAGATGGAAGAACTAGTTAAAGATGGGGACGAACTTGAATGGAAAGAGACAGCGCGATGGATTAAGTTTGAAGAGGATGTGGAAGAAGGTGGTAATCGCTGGTCGAAACCACACGTCGCAACATTATCTTTACATTCTCTTTTTGAACTCCGAAGCCTACTATTAAACGGTGCAGTCATATTAGATATGGATGCTAATTCTTTAGATCAAGTAGCTGAAAATGTTTTGGATTATATGGTAGGAGATGGATCTCTAGGTTATGATTGTAGAGAAAAAGTGAAAGATGCCCTTTTAAGAAGACATCGGCACCAGCATGAGAAACGAAATCATAACAATATGTCAAAACTTCCCTTAATCCGATCTTTAGCGGACATCGGAAGAAATCATTCATCTTGCAAAA GTGGAGCTCCTGATGAATGCATGGTAAAAAGCCCGAGTAACATTTCAATGCCACGCAATCATAGTTCCAGTGATCTTCCTGTTAATGGTGATATTAATCATAAAAGCAACACAAATTTTATGCGCAAAATACCACCAGGTGCTGAAGCATCTAATATCCTAGTCGGTGAAGTAGATTTTCTAGAAAAGACGCTATCAGCATTCGTAAGGTTGAAGACAGGTACAATTATGGGAGATCTTACCGAAGTACCAGTACCCACTAGATTCATGTTCGTTTTATTAGGACCGCCAAACAGTAACTCAAGCTTTCATGAAATCGGTCGAGCTATGGCTACTCTTATGTCCGATGAAATTTTTCATGAAGTAGCATACAGAGCCAAGAAAAGAGATCATTTACTGGCTGGAATAGATGAGTTTCTCGACGCAGTTACAGTATTACCCCCTGGAGAATGGGATCCTGCAATTCGTATCGAGCCACCGGCTGCAATCCCGTCGCAAGATATTCGTAAAAGACCTAATGATAGTATTCAAAAAGAAGAACCagacgaagaagaagaagagcAAAGACAAAGGGAAGAATCAGGTTTAGCTAGAACTGGACGGTTATTTGGAGGTTTAATTAATGATCTGAAAAGAAAAAGGCCTTGGTATTGGTCAGATTTTAAAGATGCTTTTGCACTTCAATGTGTAGCATCGTGGATTTTCTTATATTTCGCGTGTTTGTCACCAATAATAACTTTTGGAGGCTTACTAGGAGAAGCTACTGGGAAAAATATGGCTGCTATGGAGTCACTCGTATCTGGATTTGTTTGTGGTATGGGCTACGGCTTTTTCTCCGGACAACCATTGACAATCTTGGGATCGACCGGTCCAGTATTAGTATTTGAGACAATTGTGTTTGAATTTTGCAAACAGATTGGCTGGAATTATATGTCTTTCAGATTCTGTATTGGTACCTGGACTaccataatattaattactttagtcGCAATCGATGCCAGTGCATTTGTTTGCTATATAACACGATTTACTGAAGAAAATTTCGCAACACTtatagcatttatttttatttacaag GCTGTTGAAAATGTTATATCTATTGGTAAAAAGTTTCCACTGAGGACGCACGCAGCAGAAGTTCTTAATTATGAATGTTACTGTTCACCAAGTAATTATTCTAAAGTTCCAGAGGAGTTTAATTGGACGACCGTTGAAAAAGAGTCTTGCCAG CTTTACAATGGAACTTTGATCGGTGCTGGATGCGAAACAAAAGTATATGTTCCAGATGTTTTTCTGatgtcaataatattattcctgggtacatttacaatttcgataattttaaaagattttaaaaattccttaTTCTTTCCATCTAAG GTGAGGCAAATAATAAGCGACTTTTCAGTAATCATAGCGATTCTGTCAATGTCTTTCTTGGATTATAAAGTGGGAGTCAAAACGCCGAAGCTTGAAGTACCTTCAGAGTTTAAGCCAACGCTGCCAACCAGAAATTGGGTCATTACCCCATTCAATGGAAATCCCATCTGGTCTGCCTTAGTAGCAATTTTGCCTGCACTTCTGGGTACAATTCTGATATTTATGGATCAACAAATAACAGCTGTAATTGTTAACCGGAAAGAGAATAAGCTGAAGAAGGGATGCGGATATCACTTAGACTTGTTTGTATTGGCTATATTGATACAAGTGTGCTCAGTTATGGGACTGCCTTGGTTTGTGGCTGCCACAGTTCTCAGTATCAATCACGTCAATTCACTAAAAGTTGAATCGGAATGTGCTGCGCCCGGTGAGAAACCGCAATTTTTAGGAGTCAGAGAACAAAGGATGACACACATTATGATATTCTTAACAATCGGTTGCTCCGTTGTTCTGACACCAGTTTTAAGACATATACCTATGCCTGTACTATTTGGAGTATTTCTGTATATGGGTGTCGCATCCCTGAAAGGCTTACAATTCTTTGACAGGATTCTAATAATGTTTATGCCACAGAAGTATCAACCAGATCACATGTTCCTGAGACAG GTGCCAATTCGTCGGGTACATTTATTCACAGCAATACAATTAACGTGCTTGGTGTGTCTTTGGGTAATAAAGTCATTCTCAATGACGTCTATACTGTTTCCATTGATGCTTGTGGTCATGATCGGGATTCGGAAGATGTTAGATTTGTTCTTTACTCAAAGAGAAATGAAGATATTGGATGACGTAATGCCGGAGATGTCACGGCGGAATCAAGATGAACTCCATGAGCTTGGAGACGCAGAG GTACCTAATAAGAGTAACCCACCTCCATATCaagaaaatttacaaatacctcttataaatggaaatattatgaatatacCGTTGacttcaataaatatatctgaGGAGGTAAATAAGACGGGCATTTGGAAGCAAGTGAACAGTAGCAATAAAATGGCTCCAACAAGTGATACTAAAGATTTTAAAGTGAAATCAGGGAAGAAAAA TAATAAACACAAGAAACTAATGTCAAAAAACGCACAATCAGAAATCGAAAGGAGACTATCAACTATGGACGAAGTTGAGGAAGACGATCCAATATCGAAGGTGTGCATTGATGACACGAAATTTTGA
- the LOC106714290 gene encoding electroneutral sodium bicarbonate exchanger 1 isoform X2: MDVRADEDEAPPDPAARKYKHHDYTEQDFEGHRAHTVFVGVHVPARRHSHRKHKHHHRNNDKDNDKPGSALLSRVRRLSVTDDGETLTPPAQRVQFILGEDVDDASFESHPLFSEMEELVKDGDELEWKETARWIKFEEDVEEGGNRWSKPHVATLSLHSLFELRSLLLNGAVILDMDANSLDQVAENVLDYMVGDGSLGYDCREKVKDALLRRHRHQHEKRNHNNMSKLPLIRSLADIGRNHSSCKNFQETGSRRTSARNSNTSSPQTALLHAPDARGSYLAVPGGAPDECMVKSPSNISMPRNHSSSDLPVNGDINHKSNTNFMRKIPPGAEASNILVGEVDFLEKTLSAFVRLKTGTIMGDLTEVPVPTRFMFVLLGPPNSNSSFHEIGRAMATLMSDEIFHEVAYRAKKRDHLLAGIDEFLDAVTVLPPGEWDPAIRIEPPAAIPSQDIRKRPNDSIQKEEPDEEEEEQRQREESGLARTGRLFGGLINDLKRKRPWYWSDFKDAFALQCVASWIFLYFACLSPIITFGGLLGEATGKNMAAMESLVSGFVCGMGYGFFSGQPLTILGSTGPVLVFETIVFEFCKQIGWNYMSFRFCIGTWTTIILITLVAIDASAFVCYITRFTEENFATLIAFIFIYKAVENVISIGKKFPLRTHAAEVLNYECYCSPSNYSKVPEEFNWTTVEKESCQLYNGTLIGAGCETKVYVPDVFLMSIILFLGTFTISIILKDFKNSLFFPSKVRQIISDFSVIIAILSMSFLDYKVGVKTPKLEVPSEFKPTLPTRNWVITPFNGNPIWSALVAILPALLGTILIFMDQQITAVIVNRKENKLKKGCGYHLDLFVLAILIQVCSVMGLPWFVAATVLSINHVNSLKVESECAAPGEKPQFLGVREQRMTHIMIFLTIGCSVVLTPVLRHIPMPVLFGVFLYMGVASLKGLQFFDRILIMFMPQKYQPDHMFLRQVPIRRVHLFTAIQLTCLVCLWVIKSFSMTSILFPLMLVVMIGIRKMLDLFFTQREMKILDDVMPEMSRRNQDELHELGDAEVPNKSNPPPYQENLQIPLINGNIMNIPLTSINISEEVNKTGIWKQVNSSNKMAPTSDTKDFKVKSGKKNNKHKKLMSKNAQSEIERRLSTMDEVEEDDPISKVCIDDTKF, translated from the exons ATGGACGTGAGAGCGGACGAGGACGAGGCCCCTCCAGATCCGGCGGCGCGGAAGTACAAGCATCATGATTACACCGAACAAGATTTTGAAG GTCATCGAGCACACACTGTGTTCGTGGGAGTGCACGTACCGGCTCGACGACACTCCCACCGAAAGCATAAGCATCATCATCGCAACAACGATAAAGATAACGATAAACCTG GGTCAGCGCTATTGTCTCGAGTCAGAAGACTGAGCGTCACAGATGATGGAGAAACAT tAACACCACCCGCACAAAGGGTACAATTCATACTTGGGGAAGATGTTGACGATGCTTCATTCGAATCCCATCCACTTTTCTCTGAGATGGAAGAACTAGTTAAAGATGGGGACGAACTTGAATGGAAAGAGACAGCGCGATGGATTAAGTTTGAAGAGGATGTGGAAGAAGGTGGTAATCGCTGGTCGAAACCACACGTCGCAACATTATCTTTACATTCTCTTTTTGAACTCCGAAGCCTACTATTAAACGGTGCAGTCATATTAGATATGGATGCTAATTCTTTAGATCAAGTAGCTGAAAATGTTTTGGATTATATGGTAGGAGATGGATCTCTAGGTTATGATTGTAGAGAAAAAGTGAAAGATGCCCTTTTAAGAAGACATCGGCACCAGCATGAGAAACGAAATCATAACAATATGTCAAAACTTCCCTTAATCCGATCTTTAGCGGACATCGGAAGAAATCATTCATCTTGCAAAA ATTTCCAGGAAACTGGGTCTCGGCGTACAAGCGCAAGGAATAGTAACACTTCGTCACCTCAGACGGCATTACTACATGCGCCAGATGCCAGAGGCTCTTATCTAGCTGTTCCAG GTGGAGCTCCTGATGAATGCATGGTAAAAAGCCCGAGTAACATTTCAATGCCACGCAATCATAGTTCCAGTGATCTTCCTGTTAATGGTGATATTAATCATAAAAGCAACACAAATTTTATGCGCAAAATACCACCAGGTGCTGAAGCATCTAATATCCTAGTCGGTGAAGTAGATTTTCTAGAAAAGACGCTATCAGCATTCGTAAGGTTGAAGACAGGTACAATTATGGGAGATCTTACCGAAGTACCAGTACCCACTAGATTCATGTTCGTTTTATTAGGACCGCCAAACAGTAACTCAAGCTTTCATGAAATCGGTCGAGCTATGGCTACTCTTATGTCCGATGAAATTTTTCATGAAGTAGCATACAGAGCCAAGAAAAGAGATCATTTACTGGCTGGAATAGATGAGTTTCTCGACGCAGTTACAGTATTACCCCCTGGAGAATGGGATCCTGCAATTCGTATCGAGCCACCGGCTGCAATCCCGTCGCAAGATATTCGTAAAAGACCTAATGATAGTATTCAAAAAGAAGAACCagacgaagaagaagaagagcAAAGACAAAGGGAAGAATCAGGTTTAGCTAGAACTGGACGGTTATTTGGAGGTTTAATTAATGATCTGAAAAGAAAAAGGCCTTGGTATTGGTCAGATTTTAAAGATGCTTTTGCACTTCAATGTGTAGCATCGTGGATTTTCTTATATTTCGCGTGTTTGTCACCAATAATAACTTTTGGAGGCTTACTAGGAGAAGCTACTGGGAAAAATATGGCTGCTATGGAGTCACTCGTATCTGGATTTGTTTGTGGTATGGGCTACGGCTTTTTCTCCGGACAACCATTGACAATCTTGGGATCGACCGGTCCAGTATTAGTATTTGAGACAATTGTGTTTGAATTTTGCAAACAGATTGGCTGGAATTATATGTCTTTCAGATTCTGTATTGGTACCTGGACTaccataatattaattactttagtcGCAATCGATGCCAGTGCATTTGTTTGCTATATAACACGATTTACTGAAGAAAATTTCGCAACACTtatagcatttatttttatttacaag GCTGTTGAAAATGTTATATCTATTGGTAAAAAGTTTCCACTGAGGACGCACGCAGCAGAAGTTCTTAATTATGAATGTTACTGTTCACCAAGTAATTATTCTAAAGTTCCAGAGGAGTTTAATTGGACGACCGTTGAAAAAGAGTCTTGCCAG CTTTACAATGGAACTTTGATCGGTGCTGGATGCGAAACAAAAGTATATGTTCCAGATGTTTTTCTGatgtcaataatattattcctgggtacatttacaatttcgataattttaaaagattttaaaaattccttaTTCTTTCCATCTAAG GTGAGGCAAATAATAAGCGACTTTTCAGTAATCATAGCGATTCTGTCAATGTCTTTCTTGGATTATAAAGTGGGAGTCAAAACGCCGAAGCTTGAAGTACCTTCAGAGTTTAAGCCAACGCTGCCAACCAGAAATTGGGTCATTACCCCATTCAATGGAAATCCCATCTGGTCTGCCTTAGTAGCAATTTTGCCTGCACTTCTGGGTACAATTCTGATATTTATGGATCAACAAATAACAGCTGTAATTGTTAACCGGAAAGAGAATAAGCTGAAGAAGGGATGCGGATATCACTTAGACTTGTTTGTATTGGCTATATTGATACAAGTGTGCTCAGTTATGGGACTGCCTTGGTTTGTGGCTGCCACAGTTCTCAGTATCAATCACGTCAATTCACTAAAAGTTGAATCGGAATGTGCTGCGCCCGGTGAGAAACCGCAATTTTTAGGAGTCAGAGAACAAAGGATGACACACATTATGATATTCTTAACAATCGGTTGCTCCGTTGTTCTGACACCAGTTTTAAGACATATACCTATGCCTGTACTATTTGGAGTATTTCTGTATATGGGTGTCGCATCCCTGAAAGGCTTACAATTCTTTGACAGGATTCTAATAATGTTTATGCCACAGAAGTATCAACCAGATCACATGTTCCTGAGACAG GTGCCAATTCGTCGGGTACATTTATTCACAGCAATACAATTAACGTGCTTGGTGTGTCTTTGGGTAATAAAGTCATTCTCAATGACGTCTATACTGTTTCCATTGATGCTTGTGGTCATGATCGGGATTCGGAAGATGTTAGATTTGTTCTTTACTCAAAGAGAAATGAAGATATTGGATGACGTAATGCCGGAGATGTCACGGCGGAATCAAGATGAACTCCATGAGCTTGGAGACGCAGAG GTACCTAATAAGAGTAACCCACCTCCATATCaagaaaatttacaaatacctcttataaatggaaatattatgaatatacCGTTGacttcaataaatatatctgaGGAGGTAAATAAGACGGGCATTTGGAAGCAAGTGAACAGTAGCAATAAAATGGCTCCAACAAGTGATACTAAAGATTTTAAAGTGAAATCAGGGAAGAAAAA TAATAAACACAAGAAACTAATGTCAAAAAACGCACAATCAGAAATCGAAAGGAGACTATCAACTATGGACGAAGTTGAGGAAGACGATCCAATATCGAAGGTGTGCATTGATGACACGAAATTTTGA